From Alloacidobacterium dinghuense:
CCGGCGGAAGCGCTGAGCAGAATCCATAGCAACAGCTCCCGCACATTTTGCGGCGCGAGTTGGGCGAGAGTCTTTTGTGGGGTGGAAAGATGCGCGAGTTTGAAGACGACGCTGATCGCAGCAAGAGTGATGACGGCTGCGATCCAGAATGCGGCGGCTAGGGCAACGTCCGTTCCCCAGTCGCGCAGCGTGGGGCGACGCTGTCCGAGAAGTTGGCGAAGCGGTGTTCCGCGCATGCGAATGCCCCAGAGGACAAGCGCTGCGAGAAGCCATTCCCAGATCAGGGTTGCAAGGTATTGCCCGAGGTGATGCTGGCTGAGTGCCTGATGCGTGGGCTTGATGCTGCCGAGCAATGAGAAAGCAAGAAGCGGCGCGACGAGGAGAGCCGTATGCCACCAGGGAGCAATAGCAGGCAGTGTCGCATGTTCGCTGATTTCTGTGGCGTTTTGTTCACGCATCACGTCGGGGCCCTGATTTGATTGTTACACCCCGGCTTGATATCTTCATGTGTTTGCCATCTTGCTTTTGCCGTCTAATAGGATGTGGAGTCTTGATATGGAAGAAATCGTAATCGTTTCAGGTGTGCGCACCCCTGTTGGAAAGTTTCAGGGTTCGTTGTCCGATCTTTCAGCTATGCAGCTTGGCGCCATCGCAGTTCGCGAGGCGGTGCGGCGCTCCGGTATCGATCCTGCGACTGTCGACGAATGCATCATGGGCAATGTGGTCTCGGCGGGGCTCGGACAGAATCCGGCGCGTCAAGCGGCCCTCAACGGCGGCTTGGCATCCTCCGTGAGTGCGATGACGATCAACAAGGTTTGCGGATCGGGATTAAAGGCCGTCGCGTTAGCGGCGCAGGCGATTCAGACCGGGAACTCGGAGATCGTGGTTGCGGGCGGAATGGAGTCGATGACCAACGCTCCGTACCTGTTACCCAATGCGCGTAGCGGCTTTCGCATGGGGAATTCTGTTGCGGTGGATTCCATGGTCAACGATGGGCTGTGGGATTCGTTCAACAACTATCACATGGGGCAGACCGCGGAGAACGTCGCGGAGAAGTACAAGATCACGCGCGAAGAGCAGGACGAATATGCTCTGAACTCGCATCGCAAGGCAATAGAGGCCTGGAAGGAATGCCGATTTAAGTCTCAGGTCGTTCCGGTAGAGATTCCCGCGAAAAAGAAGGGGCAGGCGCCGACGCTGTTTGAGAGCGACGAGTCGATTCGCGAAGACGCGAGTATCGAGGCGCTACGCGCGCTGAAGCCCGCGTTCAAGAAAGATGGCACAGTGACCGCGGGAAATGCTCCGGGAGTAAACGATGCGGCCGCAGCGCTGGTGGTGATGTCGGCGGCCAGGGCGAAGTCACTCGGACTTCAGCCTCTGGTGAAGATTCGCGCCCAGGCGACAAGCGGGGTTGATCCGGCATGGGTGATGATGGCTCCCGTGACCGGCGTGCAGAAGCTCTTGGCCAAGACTGGGTGGACGGCTGACAGCGTGGATCTTTTCGAGTTGAACGAAGCATTTTCCGTCCAGGCGATTGCCGTGACGCGCGAGCTTGGCATTCCATTCGAGAAGGTGAATGTAAACGGTGGCGCGGTGGCGATCGGGCATCCCATTGGCGCAAGCGGCGCGCGCGTGCTGATAACGCTGATCTACGAGATGATGCGCCGGGATGCGCATCGCGGGGTTGCAGCGCTGTGTCTGGGCGGAGGCAACTCTGTAGCAATGGCGGTGGAGCGCTGACCGTAGGGTTCACCGGACGCGTGGACAGCTATCGCCAGTTCCGGCCTCGTTATCCAGAAGCGGTGGCCGCGCTGCTTGAAAAGGAATGCGGGCTGAATTCTCTCTCACAGATTGCAGATGTCGCTGCCGGAACCGGATTGCTCGCAGAAGTCTTTCTGGCTCGCGGCTTCCAAGTGGTTGCCGTTGAACCGAACACGGAGATGCGTTCGGCCTGCGAAACACTCGTTCAGGAGTACCCACGATTTCGCTGTGTGGATGGTGCGGCAGAAGCGACCGGCCTGCCGTCTTATTCTTTCGATCTCATCACAGTCGGCCAGGCGCTGCATTGGTTTGATCTGGATCGCACGCGCGTCGAATTTTCGCGGACTCTGCGACCGGGCGGCTGGTGCGCGGTGATCTATAACGAGCGCCGTCTTGGTGGAGATGCTTTCCACGACGGATACGAGCGGCTGCTGCGCGAATTCGGCATCGACTATGAAACCGTGCAGCGTCAGCACTTGACCCCAGATCGAATCCACGGCTTCTTCGCCCCTTCCGAGATGCGCCGTGCTGCCTTTTCGAATGCGCAACTGCTCACGCTTGAGGCATTGGAGGGTCGGATCGTTTCTTCCTCATACATGCCAAAGCCAGGTCATCAGCGACATGCGGCGATGCTGACTGCGATTGCCACGCTATTCGAAAGCCATGCAGACAATGGCCGTGTCCGGCTGGAGTACGACTGCGTGGTCTCCTACGGCCAGCTCTGATTCAGTTTCTCAGCACTCGATTACATTCAGGGCGAGTCCGGCGAGCGATGTCTCTTTGTAGCGCGATTGCATGTCGAGTCCTGTGAGGTACATCGTCTTGATGACCTGATCGAGCGAGACCTTGTGGCTTTCCGACTCATTGAGCGCGATGCGGCATGCGTGCACAGCCTTCACCGCTCCCATAGCATTGCGCTCGATGCAGGGAATTTGCACGAGGCCGCCAATAGGATCGCAGGTCATGCCCAGGTTATGCTCCATGCCGATTTCCGCGGCGTGTTCAATCTGGCCATTGGTTCCGTTCATGGCAGCCATCAGTCCGCCGGCCGCCATGGAGCAGGCAACACCGACTTCTCCCTGGCAACCGACCTCGGCGCCGCTGATCGAAGCATTTTCTTTGTACAGAATGCCGATGGCAGCCGACACCAGGAAGTAGCGAAGAATTCCTTCGTCGTCTGCGCCGGGAATGAAATCACGATAATATCGAGCCACAGCAGGCACCACACCCGCGGCTCCGTTCGTCGGAGCGGTCACGACGCGACCTCCAGCCGCATTCTCTTCATTCACTGCCATGGCGTAGACCGTGACCCAGTCGAGCGGCGCTAACGGATCGGACGACCCCTTATCCCGCAGCCGTTGCGCCAGACGTGGGGCGCGCCGGCGAACATTCAACCCACCCGGCAGGATACCCTCCGTGCGCATTCCGCGATCGATGCAGCCCTGCATGACGCTCCAGATGCGAAGAATGCCATTGCGCACTTCTTCTGCTGAGCGAAGTGCCGATTCATTCTCGAGCATCAGTTCCCAAATCGTCAGCCGTTTGTCCGCTGCCATCTGGAGCAGCTCTGCTGCGCTCCGGAAGGGGTATGGCAGCTGTGCGGTTGTCATCAGAGGGGAACTGCTCGTGCCTTCCGCATCCGAAATGATGAAGCCGCCGCCAATCGAGAAAAAGATCTCGCTCGCAAGCATCGCGCCGCTGTCGTCATAGGCTGAGAAACGGACGCCGTTGGGGTGATGTGTCTGCGCACCTTCCGGAAACATCGTGTCACGGTGAAAGAGCAGATCGGTTCTTTCGGCGAACGGGATCGCTTTGCGTCCGGCGAGCAGCAGTTGATGCGAGCTGCGGATTCGCTCCAGCTTTGGTTCGATCGCTTCAGGATCGATGGTTGCTGGGTCTTCTCCGGAAAGCCCCAGCAGCACGGCGCGATCGGTGCCGTGCCCAATTCCGGTGAGCGCCAGAGAGCCGTACAACTCTGCGCACACGCGATTCGTGCGATCCAGTAAGCCAGCGGTCTCTAGCGAGGAAACAAAACGGCGTGCGGCCCGCATCGGGCCCATCGTGTGCGAACTGGATGGCCCGATGCCGATCTTAAATAGATCAAAAAGACTCGTCTTCACAAAGTCTTATTTTACTGCTTTGCAGCAGACTTCGTTTTCGCGCGCTTCTGTGGAGGTACCGGCTCGCTGCTGCGTGTAGGAAGCCGCCGCCATGAAGCGCACCGAAGGCTTGCTGTCGCCGAACGCTGTGCTCAGCAGATCGCTGCGCTCAAATATCTGTAAATTCGCATGATGGATCCCTTGTCGCTTCGAAATAAGCGCAAGTGCCTAAAGTTTGCGTCCTGCGCGGCTGGGAATGCATATCCTTCACATTACAAACGAGGCGCGATGCTATACTCCAGCCACTAATCTCAACAAATTTATGCTATTTAAGGCCCTTAGTGCCGCAGTGTACGGCATCGACGCCAACATTATCGATGTTGAAGTTGATTTTTCCGGGATCAAGACGACCGAAGACCACTTTCATACCGTGGGTCTGCCGGACGCCGCGGTACGCGAGAGCCGCGACCGTGTTCGCGCCGCGATCAAGAACTCTGGATTCGACGTACCGCCGACGCACATCACGATCAATCTGGCTCCAGCCGATATCAAGAAAGAAGGGTCTGGGTTCGATCTCCCGATGGCGATCGGCATTCTCGGAGCCTACGGCGCATTGCAGCTCCGCGACCTGAGCCAGTTTCTCCTGGTCGGTGAGCTGGGTCTGGATGGTGGCTTGCGCTCAGTCTCCGGAATGCTGCCGGTCGCGGTCGCAGCACGCGAACGCGGAATCAAGAATCTCGTGATCCCCAAAGCCAACGCAAGAGAAGCGGCGGTAGTGGAGGGCGTGAATGTTTATCCAGTCGAGTCTCTCAACCAGGTACGCGAACTGCTGAATGCGGCAGGCAATGGAGGCATTCACACCGAGCCATTTCGGATGCAGACCGCAGAGATGCTGGGTGAGCTGCAGCATTTTCACGTCGACTTCGCCGATGTTCGCGGTCAGCAGACGGCGAAGCGTGCCCTCGAAGTAGCGGCTGCAGGCAGCCACAACATCCTGATGATTGGGCCGCCCGGCTCAGGCAAGACCATGCTGGCGAAGCGGCTGCCCTCGATTCTCGCGCCGCTCAGCTTCGAAGAAGCATTGGAGACGACGAAGATTCACTCCGTCGCCGGAGTTCTCGACGCGGACGCAGGACTGGTGACGCAGCGGCCCTTTCGCGCGCCGCACCATACGATCTCCGATGCCGGGCTGATCGGCGGCGGTGCGGTTCCGAGGCCGGGCGAAGTTTCGCTGGCGCACAACGGCCTGCTGTTTCTCGACGAACTGCCGGAATTTCCACGCAATGTTCTCGAAGTAATGCGACAGCCGCTGGAAGACCGCAACGTTGTCATTGCGCGTGCTTCCATGTCGTTGACCTTTCCTTCGGCCTTCATGCTCGCGGCGGCGATGAATCCCTGTCCCTGCGGATATTTCAATGACAAGTCGCGCGAGTGCTCGTGTACCCCGCCGATGATCCAGCGCTATGTGTCGAAAGTTTCAGGACCCCTGCTCGACCGCATCGACATTCATATCGAAGTGCCAGCCGTACAGTATCGCGAACTGCGTGCAGGAGCGGCGAGCGAAAGCTCAGCGGTTATCCGGTCGCGGGTGCTGGCTGCGCGGGAGATTCAACGCGAGCGCTTCACCAAAGCGTCAGAGAAGATTTATTCGAACGCGCAGATGAGCACACGGCAGATTCGCAGCTTCTGTGAACTGGGACCGGACGCGGAGCGCCTGCTGGAGCGAGCCATGCAGCAGCAGGGGCTTACGGCGCGCGCGCATGACCGCATTCTCAAAGTCGCCCGCACCATTGCCGATCTTGAAGGCGCACCGTCCATCACAGTGCCCCATATCGCAGAAGCGATTCAATATCGAACGCTGGATCGGAGTTACTGGAGTTAATCGTAGCGCTCGAAGATAATCTGCTTGCGTTGCCAACCTAGTTCTTTCAGCTTCTCGCGGTTAGCGGAGACCATGTTGTTCAAGCCGCAGATGTAGGCATGGATGTCGAAGCCGGTTGGCTCAGCCACGGTCACGACCGGCTCTGAGTGTTTCCTGGCACGCTCGGTAACGATTTCAGCGACGTGGTTCTGAACGTATCCGTGCAATCCCTCCCATCCGTCGTGTGGGCGGCTCAGCGTCGAAAGGTAGTGGAAGTTGTGGTGTTCCGCTGCGACTTTCTCAAAATACTTTCGGTAATAGATTTGAGGTTCGTGGCGCGTGCCATAGACGAGCCAGACGGGGCGCCCCTGGCTGCGGTCTTCGCCGGACTCCGGGAAAAGCCACTCCACGAATCCGCGGATCGGCGCGATGCCGGTTCCGGTGGCGATGAAGATGGAGTCAGTCAGCGGTTGACGTAGCATGAACAGGCCGTGGGGGCCATGAATCTGGAGAGTCTGTCCCGGTTCGAGATCGCAGAGCAGATTTGAGAAGAAGCCGTTTTGGACACGGTTTATGCACAGATCGAACTGGTTTGCGCGCGGGGCCGAAGCGATGGAATATGCGCGGGTTTGCGTCTTTCCCTTGTCGTCGACTGCGACGCAGGAGATGAACTGGCCCGCCGCAAAGTCGAAGTGCGAAAGCTCGTCGATGGAGAATTCGAGGTGATAACACTGCGCCGCTTCGGAGAGCAATAGTTTCTGCTGAAGCCGAGCAGTAAAGAGTTGTCTGTCCAACGTGGGTTACCCTCTCCTCTTTTGAAATTATCGCTTGCGCTCGAGTGCAACAGCAATGTCGGCCAATGCAGGCCAGCAGATATACTTAATCAAACGATATCTGCGAAAAACCTGACTACTGAATGAGCACACAGCCGCAAAAGTACACCCGAAACAATCCCTATATCTCGCGCATGCTGGTCAACGTGCTGGTAACTGGAGCCGGCTCGGAAAAAGAGACACGTCATATCGAGCTGGAGCTTGAGCCCGGCATGGAATACACGCCAGGCGACGCCGTCGGCATCGTGCCTGAGAACCGGCCTTTAGAAGTGGCCGAGGTTCTTGAGAAGCTTCACTTCAAAGGCGATGAGCGCGTATTGGATCACTACAAAGTCGAGATCAGTCTGGAGGAAGCGCTGCGCACGCGGCTGGCTATCGGCAAGCTCACTCGAAGTGCTGTGAATGCGTATGCAAAGGTCGCTCCAGAATCAGTCCCCGGATATGCTGCTCTGAAAACATTGACGCTGCCCGACAACCGTTCTTTGGCTGAAGAGTATATCTGGGGCCGTGAGTTCATCGATCTCATCACGGAGTATCCCGGCGGAATCACGCAGCCGCAGCAGTTGTTTACCATACTGGCCCGACTCACTCCGCGCATGTATTCGATTGCGTCGTCGCAATCATGGGTGAAGGATGCCGTGCATACAATCGTGCGCGTTGTTTACTACACAAGCTATCAGCGTGATAGGCAGGGGCTGTGTTCCGGACATCTGGGAAAGCGCGCGCCCGAAGGCAGTACGATGCCGATCTTTCTGCATTCGAACAACAACTTCCGCCTCCCGGAAAACACCGATACGCCGGTCATCATGATCGGTCCGGGAACGGGAATCGCGCCGTTTCGCGCCTTTCTGCAACACCGCAAGGCGCATGGCCACAAAGGCGAGAACTGGCTTTTCTTCGGCGAGCAGCGGCGCGCGTCTGATTTTCTCTATCGCGAAGACCTCGAAGGAATGTTCACGGACGGCATTCTCACGCGATTCGATACAGCCTTTTCCCGCGACCAGGCGCACAAAATTTACGTGCAGGATCGCATGCGGGAGCATGCTGCGGAACTGTTCAACTGGCTGGAGCGAGGCGCACATTTTTATGTATGCGGTGACGCGAATCGCATGGCGAAGGACGTGGAAACGGCGCTCCTGGAGGCCATTGCCAAAGGTTTGAACGGTACGCCGGAAGCAGCGCAGGAGTATCTCGCAGCGATGAAGAAGGCGAAACGCCATCAGACAGATGTCTATTAAGCGTTGATGAATCTTCGGACGCAAAAATAGCCGCTCGACAGACTCGCTTTCGCGAGGTTCTCTGCATGCGTCCAAAATAGTGCAGCATATCGATCGGCTCGACAGTGAATCTCAAGCCTCATCGTCGACTGGCAAGGAGAATGGCCGCTGGCCTTCTTTACTTTGCCTCCTTTGCGGCTGTTGCGCAGACTCCCGTGGTCCTCACTGTCTCCGACGAAAATGGGCTGGCCGTCTCCGGCGCGCAGGTTACGGTTTCCGAACCGGGGCGTCCCGATCTTGCGTTGCAGACCGACTACGCGGGCCGCTGCTCTTACGCATCGCGCCAGAACGCTCCATACCAGCTTCGCATCGAGAAACCGGGCTTCTATCAGGTCCTCAAATCCGGGGTGGACGCGCATCTTGAAGAAGTGGCAGTTGTGCTCACACACGAGCAGGTCATCCAGCAGGAGGTGAATGTCACAGCTTCAACGGTCGGAATCGATCCCGAACAGACATCGCTCAAGAGCACGATGAATACGCCGGAGATCGTCAACATTCCCTACCCAACGTCGCGCGACATTCGCAACCTCCTGCCATTTAATCCCGGCGTTGTTCAGGATGCATCCGGTCAGGTTCATGTTGCTGGATCAGAAACCTACGCAACCCTTGATCTGCTGGATGGCTTCGATATTCGCTCCCCGCTCAGTGGACAGTTGGCCATGCGCGTAAGCGCCGACGCTGTCCGCTCCATCGATACCGAAATCACGCGCTATCCCGTCTCTTTCGGCAAAGCCACTGGCGGAGTCATCGCGTTTTACACCGGCATGGGGGACAACAAGTTTCGCTTCAACGCCACCGACTTTCTTCCCTCCTTTCACGATGTGAATGGAATCCGCTTCGATAAGTTCGTCCCGCGCTTCACTTTTTCCGGCCCCATCGTAAAGAATCGTGCATGGTTCTTCGATGGGCTGGAGACGGAATACGACAACATCTACATTCAGGAGCTACCCTCCAACGCCGACACAAACCACCTGATACGCGGCAGCAATCTCGCCAAAGCGCAGGTGAACATCACGCCCGCCAATATTCTCTCCGGCGGATTTCTCTTCAACGACTACCACTCGCCCTATGACGGAATCTCGTCGCTGACACCGCAGGAAAGCACAACGAAGCGGGATACAGTCGCGTGGCTGCCATACCTGCGCGATCAGCACACCTTTGCGAACGGCGCGCTGCTCGACACGGGCTTTGGATACGTGCGCTTTCGCGATGGTTATGAGCCACGCGGCGACCAGCCCTACGCACTGACGCCTGAACTCTCGCAGGGCAGCTATTTTGAAAACCAGGTCTCTCACTCGCATCGTGAAGAGGGCATAGCAAACCTCTATCTGCCGCCACGGCAATGGCTCGGACGCCACGATCTAAGAACCGGCATCGATCTTGACCACGTTGACTTTGACGTTCATGTATCACGCGCGCCAGTGAACTACCTGCGTGAAGACGGAACGTTGTCGCGCCGCAGCGTCTTCCCCTATTTCGCGCCGTTCACCAGGCACAATGTCGAGACGGGCGTATATCTTCAGGACCGCTGGCTCGCGCGCCCCGGTCTGATGATCGAGCCGGGATTGCGTTTCGATTGGGACGAGATCATTCGGCGTCCGCTGTTTTCGCCTCGCGTCGCGATCGCCTACGCGCCCGGCTCGAATCCTACGACCAAACTCTCAGCCGGCATCGGACTCTACTATGAGCACACGCAGCTTGAATATCTGATGCGCGCCCTCGCCGGCATCCGCTACGACACGTACTACGCGACTGACGGCGTCACTCCCGTGAGCGGACCGCTCGAAACCATTTTTCAAGCAAACGATAATCTGCTGCATCAGACACACACCATCAACTGGAGCCTCGGCATCGAGCAGAAATTGCCGAGTGAGATTTACGCGAGCGTGAATTTTCTTGAGAAGCGAACCAACAATGGCTTCGTTTACGCCAATCAGAACGGCCTCGCAGCGTTGTCTGGAATATATCTGCTGACCAATCAAAGAAGCGACCATTACGACTCGGTGGAGTTCCATGCCCGCCACACCTTCGCCAGCGGATACACGCTCTTTGCTTCCTACATGTGGTCGTCGGCGCACACAAATGCGGCGCTCGATTATCTGCCAACCGTGTCCGTGCTCGGCCCGCAGCAGAGCGGTCCTTTGGCCTGGAATTCGCCGAACCGCCTCATTTCCTGGGGCTGGCTGCCTTTCCTGCTTCCGAAATTCAAGAAGAGTTGGGACTTCGTTTACACGGCACAATGGCAGTCTGGATTTCCCTTCACTGCCGTCAACGCCGCCCGACAGGTGGTCGGAGCGGCTGGCGCATACCACTTTCCCGACTATGTCTCGTTCAGCCCCGGCCTTGAGTGGCGCTTCCATTTTCGTGGTGCGTATTTCGGTCTCCGTGGCGTCCTCGAAAACGCAACCGACAGCAAAGATCCCGGCGTCGTAAACAACGTCGTCGACTCGCCGATGTTCGGCACATTCAGCGAGTTTCAGGGCAGGGCAGTCACGGGCCGCCTTCGGCTGATTGGAGCGAAATAGCTATTCCACGGTGACAGATTTTGCCAGATTGCGCGGCTGGTCAACATCGCAACCGCGCCGCACCGCGATGTGGTAGGCCAGCAGCTGCAACGGAATCACATCGAGCACTGATAGCAGCAGCTCCGATGTATGCGGAACATGCAGCACATGTTCCACGAGATGGCCGATGTCTGTGTCCCCTTCGACGGCGACAGCGATAACCTTGCCAGAACGCGCAGTGACTTCCTGAATATTCGAGAGTGTCTTCTCGTATCGTAGTTTCGAGTCGCGATTGCTCTTGTCCTGCGTAGCCAACACGACCACCGGAAGCGTCTCGTCGATGAGCGCGTTGGGGCCGTGCTTCATCTCGCCTGCGGGATAGCCTTCCGCGTGAATATAGGAAATTTCCTTCAGCTTGAGCGCGCCTTCAAGAGCGATGGGGTAGTGGATGCCCCGTCCAAGAAAGAGAAAATCGCTGACGTTCGAATAAATCCGGGCGAGCTTCTCGCATTCGCCGTCTACAGTTTTCAGAATCTCTTCGACCTTGCCGGGCAGCATCGTCAGTTCTTCAAGCAGGGCGCGGCCTTCGTCCTCGGAGATGGTCTGACGCGCCTGTGCAAGGTGCACAGCAAAGAGAAAGAGAGCAACCAGTTGTGCCGTGAAGGCTTTGGTCGAGGCGACGCCGATCTCCGGCCCAGCGTGGGTGTAGATCGTGCCGTGAGCCTCGCGCGCAATCATGGCGCCGACGACGTTGCAGATGGCGATCGTCTTCGATCCCTTGCTGATCATCTCGCGCTGCGCCGCAAGCGTATCCGCTGTTTCGCCCGACTGCGTGATCAGCAAGCCCAGTGCAGTTGGATCGGGAATCGGGTCGCGATAGCGATATTCGCTTGCGTAGTCCACTTCGACCGGAACGCGTGCGAGGCGCTCAATCATAAACTTACCCGCCGTAGCAGCGTGCCAGCTGGTGCCGCAAGCGGCAATGTTGATTTTCGTAGCGCGGCGGAAGTCTTCATCGCTGATCTTCATCTCGCTCAAAAAGACCTTGCCGGTGTCGAGCGATATGCGGCCGAGCGTGGTGTCGCGAATCGCTCGCGGCTGCTCGAAAATTTCCTTGAGCATGAAATGCTTGTAGCCGCCTTTTTCTGCCTGGATCGGGTCCCACTGGATGCGCTGCACCTGGCGCTCGATGGGGTTGCCATGGAAGTCGGTTAGTTGAACGCCCGAAGGCGTGATCACCGCCATGTCGCCGTCCGCGAGGAAATAGAGATTTCGCGTGTGATGCAGAATCCCAGGCACGTCCGAGGCAACGAAGTATTCGCCTTCGCCCAACCCGATCACAGCGGGCGGACCAAAGCGCGCCGCCACGATCTTATCGGGCTCGTCAGCCGAGATGACCACAATCGCGAAGGCTCCCGTTAGTCGCGCAACCGAGCGGCGCACGGCTTCTTCGAGCGGCATCGTCTTGCCGGAAGTCGCGGCGGAGGCCATTTCCTGCTCGATGAGGTGCGCGATGATTTCTGTATCTGTTTCAGTTACGAATTTATGACCCTCGGCGGCGAGTTCGTGCTTGAGGGCGAGGTAGTTCTCTACGATGCCGTTGTGGACGACAACGATGCGGCCTGTGCAGTCGCGGTGCGGGTGGGCGTTTTCTTCCGTTGGACGGCCATGCGTCGCCCAGCGCGTGTGCCCTATGCCATAGGTCCCATGAATGGGACGGTCGCTGAGGACTTCTTCAAGCTTGCGCAGTTTGCCCGGGGCACGGCGCAGTTCCAGGCCATTGCCTGTTCCGCCGACGGCGATACCGGCTGAGTCGTAGCCGCGGTATTCCAGACGGCGCAAGCCTTCGATGATGACAGGAACCACTTCCTTTTTTCCAACGTAGCCAACAATCCCACACATAGTTGAGATTGTACGGTAGCTGGTCAAGAGTGCCACGAACTGGAAACTCAGCTACCACCGACCATGCGACGTAACTGTATACGGCGAGTGTCTCTCCACCCGCCCCTGTATACACGTGATGACATCGGCACACGGCAGCCTGTCCGCTAACTGAATGGTTCGAAAGCCGATAAGTCAAAACCAGAAACTGGCGGCCCGTTTGCTTTACCTAACGCAGCAAGGTGTCGGCGCGAGAGGCACAGGAATGGGTCGAGTAAGGGCATTACTTTTGTTCGCTTACTTCGACGGGGCGGTTCCGCAGTAAATGCTTGATTGGCTTCCGGTCCGATATTGGGAATTAACAGGAGATTTACATGTTCGCTCGTTCTTGTATTCGGGGGCTTTCGCATATCTGCCTTGGTGCTCTTCTTGGTGCTGCGCTTATCGGCTGTACCAATCCCACAGGGCTGGACTCTATTCAGGTTTCACCGACATCTCAGTCGCTCACGGCAGGCCAGACGGCGCAACTCACCGCAACCGGAACCTACGGTAACGCAAATCATCTTTCAACCCAAAACATAACGAGCGGAGTCACGTGGAACTCCTCGTCTCCATCGGTTGCAACCATCAGTTCTGCCGGGCTGGTAACCGCTGTCGGAGCGGGCACAACCA
This genomic window contains:
- a CDS encoding TonB-dependent receptor, translated to MAAGLLYFASFAAVAQTPVVLTVSDENGLAVSGAQVTVSEPGRPDLALQTDYAGRCSYASRQNAPYQLRIEKPGFYQVLKSGVDAHLEEVAVVLTHEQVIQQEVNVTASTVGIDPEQTSLKSTMNTPEIVNIPYPTSRDIRNLLPFNPGVVQDASGQVHVAGSETYATLDLLDGFDIRSPLSGQLAMRVSADAVRSIDTEITRYPVSFGKATGGVIAFYTGMGDNKFRFNATDFLPSFHDVNGIRFDKFVPRFTFSGPIVKNRAWFFDGLETEYDNIYIQELPSNADTNHLIRGSNLAKAQVNITPANILSGGFLFNDYHSPYDGISSLTPQESTTKRDTVAWLPYLRDQHTFANGALLDTGFGYVRFRDGYEPRGDQPYALTPELSQGSYFENQVSHSHREEGIANLYLPPRQWLGRHDLRTGIDLDHVDFDVHVSRAPVNYLREDGTLSRRSVFPYFAPFTRHNVETGVYLQDRWLARPGLMIEPGLRFDWDEIIRRPLFSPRVAIAYAPGSNPTTKLSAGIGLYYEHTQLEYLMRALAGIRYDTYYATDGVTPVSGPLETIFQANDNLLHQTHTINWSLGIEQKLPSEIYASVNFLEKRTNNGFVYANQNGLAALSGIYLLTNQRSDHYDSVEFHARHTFASGYTLFASYMWSSAHTNAALDYLPTVSVLGPQQSGPLAWNSPNRLISWGWLPFLLPKFKKSWDFVYTAQWQSGFPFTAVNAARQVVGAAGAYHFPDYVSFSPGLEWRFHFRGAYFGLRGVLENATDSKDPGVVNNVVDSPMFGTFSEFQGRAVTGRLRLIGAK
- the glmS gene encoding glutamine--fructose-6-phosphate transaminase (isomerizing) → MCGIVGYVGKKEVVPVIIEGLRRLEYRGYDSAGIAVGGTGNGLELRRAPGKLRKLEEVLSDRPIHGTYGIGHTRWATHGRPTEENAHPHRDCTGRIVVVHNGIVENYLALKHELAAEGHKFVTETDTEIIAHLIEQEMASAATSGKTMPLEEAVRRSVARLTGAFAIVVISADEPDKIVAARFGPPAVIGLGEGEYFVASDVPGILHHTRNLYFLADGDMAVITPSGVQLTDFHGNPIERQVQRIQWDPIQAEKGGYKHFMLKEIFEQPRAIRDTTLGRISLDTGKVFLSEMKISDEDFRRATKINIAACGTSWHAATAGKFMIERLARVPVEVDYASEYRYRDPIPDPTALGLLITQSGETADTLAAQREMISKGSKTIAICNVVGAMIAREAHGTIYTHAGPEIGVASTKAFTAQLVALFLFAVHLAQARQTISEDEGRALLEELTMLPGKVEEILKTVDGECEKLARIYSNVSDFLFLGRGIHYPIALEGALKLKEISYIHAEGYPAGEMKHGPNALIDETLPVVVLATQDKSNRDSKLRYEKTLSNIQEVTARSGKVIAVAVEGDTDIGHLVEHVLHVPHTSELLLSVLDVIPLQLLAYHIAVRRGCDVDQPRNLAKSVTVE